GGTCAACGACGTCTCCGGTGGGCTCGCCGATCCCGAGATGGCCGCCGTGGTGGCGGAATCCGGCTGCAGATACGTGCTCTCGCACTGGCGCGGGCACTCGGATGTGATGACCGACCTCGCCCGGTACGAGGACGTGGTGGCGCAGGTGCGGGCCGAGCTCGCGGCGCGGGTCGAGGCGGTCCGGGCCGCCGGGGTGGGCGAGCACCAGCTCGTCCTCGATCCCGGCCTCGGCTTCGCCAAGGACGGGGCCCACAACTGGGAGCTGCTGAACCGGGTGGACGAGCTGATGGAGCTCGGCTACCCGATCCTGATCGGGGCCTCGCGCAAGCGTTTCCTCGGGGAGATGCTGCAGTCCGCGGGGGCCGAGTCGCTGCCCGCGTTCCGCGACCGGGCCACGGCTGCCGTCACGGCGCTCGTGGCGGAGCGTGGCGTGTGGGGCGTGCGGGTGCACGATGTGATCGGATCGGTGGACGCCGTCCGGGTGGCTCAGGCCTGGCGTCAGGCCGGGGCTAGGCTGGACTCACGCGCGGACAGCGCACAGAAAGGGTCGCGATGACAGGCACCGACGCAGCGCTCGAGCAGCTCGACGAGATCCGCCTGCTGGGGATCGGTGGCGTCGGCCGGCACGGGGTCTTCCCCGAGGAGCGCCGGGAGGGGCAGACCTTCCTCGTCGACGTCGTGATGGGGGTCGACACCCGGGCCGCGGCCGCCTCCGACGACCTCGCGCGGACGGTCGACTACGGCGCCGTCGCGCAGCAGGTTGTCGACCACATCGAGGGCGAGCCGGTCGACCTGATCGAGACCCTGGCGAACCGGATCGCGACCGCGCTGCTGGCCCATCCTGGTGTGCGCACCGTCGAGGTGACCGTGCACAAGCCCGAGGCGCCCCTGGGTGTGCCCTTCACCGACGTGCAGGTGATGGTGCGCCGCCGCGCCGACGCCGAGCAGGAATCCGGCGATGCCGCCCCGGCAGGTGCGCCGGAGGTGGCCCCAGAGCCCGAGTCCGCGCCGGTGCCGGCGGCGGCGGCACCGGAGCGCTCCTCTCACACTCCCCGCGCGGCCGACCTGGACGCAGCCCCCGACGCCCCGGTGCCGGTGGTCCTCGCGCTCGGCGGGAACGTCGGAGACGTGCGCGCCACGCTGCGCAGCGTCATCGCCGAGCTGTCCGACGCCGAAGGCCTCACGGTCGAGGAGGTCTCACCCCTCGCCCGCACCTCCGCGGTGCTGCAGGCGGACGCGGTGGCCCAGCCGGACTATCTCAACGCCGTCGTGCTCGCGACCACGACGCTCTCCCCGCGCGAGATGTTGGCGCTCGTCCAGCACCTGGAGACCAGCCACGGGAGGCAGCGTTCGCACCGATGGGGCGAACGCACCCTCGACGTCGACATCATCGTCTACGGCAGTCTCACCTCCACCGACCCCGAGCTCACGCTGCCGCATCCGCGGGCGAACGAGCGGGCGTTCGTGCTGGTGCCGTGGGCACAGGCCGATCCCGACGCCTTCCTGCCGGGTCTGGGCGGCGGGCCCGTGAGCTCGCTCGCCGAGACAGCACCCGACCGCGCCGGGGTGCGGTGGCTGGCCCTGGACTGGCTCGAGGAGCCGGCACCGAGACAGGCCCCGGTGGCCCCGGCGCCGGTGGCGCCCCCGGTCGAGGCGCCCGTCGAGGCGCCGGCCGCACCTGAGCCGGAGCCTGAACCGGAGCCCGAACCCGAACCCGAACCCGAGCCCGAGCCCGAACCCGAGCCCGAACCAGAGTCAGCCCCCGCCGACGACGCACTGCCGTGGGTGCGCAGCGAACCCGCGGGCGAGGCCCCGCTCGCGCCTCGCTGGCAGCCGCTGCGCCGGGACGAGTGATCGCGAGGCTGCGCTGGCCGACCCTCGGCGCCGTCGTGGTGGTCGCGGGGACGATCAGCGTGGTGGGCCTGCGGTGGTGGACCACGCGCGGCAACCTGGCGCCCGACGTGCCGCTCCTACTGACCGGCGTCCTGTTCGCACTCGCCGCGCTCGTGCTCGTGCTCGGGCTGCGGGTCCGGCGAGCCGTGGTCCGTGCTCGCCTGGACGATCCCGTCGGCGCCGCGCGCATCCTCGCGCTCGGCCAGGCGGCGGCGATCACGGCGGCGATCCACGTCGGGTATCTGCTCGCCCAGCTCGCGCTGGCCGTACCACGCCTGAGTGCGCCCGAGCCGCGTGAGCTGGCCCTCCGCTCGGCGCTGGCCCTGGTCGGTGCCCTCGCACTGGGCGCGGCCGGCATGATCACCCAGTGGTGCTGTCGCACCCCGGACGACGAGGACGAGGACCCCACTCCCGGGTTCGGAAACGCGAGCACGTGAGTCACAATGGCCGCATGAGTGCAGCATCCCCGTTCGAGGTCGAGGGCGCCGACTGGCAGCCCGTCTCTCCCAAGCTCGTCCCGGTGCGGCAGATCGGTGTCTCGATCGGCCTCGGGATCCCGATCGCGGGGACCGTGGTGCTGGCTATCTTCACCGCGCCGGCGGTCTGGGCGGCGCCGGCCGCGCTCGGCATCCTGCTGGTGTGGCTGCTGTGGCTGATCCCGCGGCAGGTGCACGCGATCGGGTACGCCGAACTCGAGGACGAGCTGCTCATCCGCAAGGGCGTCCTCTTCCGGTCCCTGGTCGTCGTGCCCTACGGGCGGATGCAGTACGTCGACGTCGACGCCGGACCCATCGCCCGGTCGATGGGGATCGCGCAGGTGCAGCTGCACACCGCCTCGGCCCAGTCGGATGCCTCCATCCCCGGCCTGCCGGAGGCTGAGGCCTCTCGCCTGCGCGACCAGCTCTCGGCCCGTGGCGAGGCGAGGCTGGCCGGCCTGTGACTTCGACCGAGCACATCGAGTGGCGCCGGCTGCACCGCATCACGCCGGTGCTGAACGCCTGGAAAGTGGCTGCCGGTCTGTTCGCGGTCTTCGTGTGGCAGTCCGCCGACCAGCTGGGAGAGATCGACCTGGCCGTGACGACCCTCCTGCTGATCGTGGCCGGGGTGATCGTGCTGGGCGCGCTGCTCGGTCTCGGGTTCTCGGCGCTGGCGTGGTCGCGCACGAAGTACGGCATCTCCGAGGACAGCATCTTCCTGCACTCCGGGGTCCTGTTCCGCCAGCAGCGCCACGTCCGGCTGGACCGGCTGCAGACGATCGACGTCACCCAGCCGTTGCTCGCCCGGTTCACCGGGTTCGCCGCCCTGAAGATCGAGAGCGCCGGCGGTGCCGGGTCCAACCTGTCACTGGCCTACCTGCGTGAGGACGAAGCGCAGCGGCTGCGCAACGAGCTCCTGGCCCGCGCGGCCGGTGTGACCCTGGAGACCGACGACGCCGGCGAGCAGCACGCTCCGGCCGCGCCCGAGATGCACCTGTACACCCTCTCGCCCGGCCGCCTCGTCGGGTCTCTGGCGCTGTCCGGTGGCATCGTCGGGATGCTGCTGGCGGCGGTGGCGGTGATCGTGCTCGCCGTGGTCTCCGGCAACCTCTCCTCCTTCTTCGCGATGGGCGCGCCGCTGCTGGGCGCCGCCGCCTACTTCTGGGGACGCTTCGCCGGGGAGTTCTCCTTCCGGGTGGCCACCTCGCCGGACGGCATCCGGGTGCGGCAGGGCCTGCTCGAGTCCAAGGCCCGCACCGTTCCCCCCGGCCGCGTGCAGGCCGTGCGTCTCGCGCAGCCGCCGCTGTGGCGCACCAAGGGGTGGTGGCGGATCACCGTCAACATCGCCGGATACGGGGCGGAGGAGACCACCGGCAGCGTCCTCTACCCGGTCGCCACCGAGGCCGAGGCGGCGCACCTGCTCTCGCTCGTCCACCCCGATCTCGGCGACGAGCGCCCGCTGGAGGTGCTGCGTGCCGGCCTGCTCGGCACCGGCACCGACGAAGGCTTTGAGCACACGCCCGCCCGGGCGCGCTGGCTCGACCCGTTGACCTGGCGCCGCACCGGTGTGCGGATGACCGGGACGGCCGTGCTGATGCGCACCGGACGATGGTGGCGCTCGCTCGTGCTGGTGCCGCACGAGCGGATCCAGTCCTTCGGCATCACCCAGGGGCCGTGGGAACGTCGCCTCGATCTCGCCACGTTCGCCGTCCACTCCACTCCCGGCTCCATCGTCCCGCAGGTGCATCACCAGGATGCCGCGGCGACGCACGAGCTGCTCGAGCAGATGACGCGGCGCGCTCGCCATGCCCGCCACAGCGCCGGACCCGAGCGCTGGATGACGGCCGCGGCCGCACCGGAGCGGGCTCCCGAGGTCTTCGGAGGCATTCTCCCCTCCCGCCCGGCGGCTCCGTGACCTCCCGCCCGGGCCGGCTGGGCGTCGGCGTCGTCGGCGCCGGACGTGTGGGAGCGGTGCTGGCGAGTGCGCTGCGCAGCACCGGTCACGCGGTCGTGGGGGCCAGCGGTGCGTCCGAGGACACGCTCGAGCGGATCGACGTGCTGCTGCCGCAGGTGCCGGTGCTGGACGTGCGCGACGTCGTCGAGCGCAGCGAGCTGGTGCTGCTCACGGTGCCCGACGACGTCCTCGCCGAGCTGGTCAGCGGACTGGCCCGGCTCGGCGTGTTCCAACCCGGCCAGCTGATCGTCCACACCGCTGGTCGCCACGGGGTGGACGTCCTCGCCCCGGCCCGCGCCGCGGGAGCCATCCCGCTCGCGATCCACCCGGCCATGACCTTCACCGGCACCAGCGTGGACCTGGCGCGGATGGACGGTCTCCCGTTCGCCGTCACGGCCGACGCCGCGGTCCTACCGATCGCACAGGCGCTCGTGGTCGAGCTCGGAGGCGAGCCGATCGTCCTGCCGGAGCAGGCGCGCGCGGCCTACCACGCGGCCCTCGCGCACGGCGGGAACCACCTGGTCACCCTCACCGCCCAGGCCATCCGGGTGCTCGGGGCGGCCGGGGTCAGCGACGGCGGGACGCTGCTCGCCCCGCTGCTCACGGCAGCCCTGGACGGGGCCCTGCGCGGCGGTGAGGCCACGCTGACCGGGCCGGTCGTGCGCGGCGATGCCGGGACCGTGCGCGAGCACCTGCACGCGTTGCGGGAACTGGTGAGTGAGGACCCGGCGCTCGTCGATGTCCCCGAGAGCTACGTCACCCTGGCGACGGCGACGGTGCAGCGGGCGCTGGCGGTGCGACGGATCTCGGAGCGTTCTGCCACCCGACTCCTGGACGCGTTGCATCCGGCCGCCGCGGAGCCTCTGGGCGGACCCGAGGTCGTGCGCACCATCGCCGAGCTACGGCGGTGGCGCGCGTCCTGGGACGAGCCGGTCGCCGTCGTGATGACCATGGGCGCCCTGCACGAGGGCCACCTCGAGCTGGTGCGCCACGCCCGTAACCTCGCCGCCAAGGTGATCGTGACCATCTTCGTCAACCCGCTGCAGTTCGGCGCCGGTGAGGACCTCGAGGCCTACCCGCGCACGCTCGATGCGGACGTGGCCGCGCTGGAGCGGGAGGGGGTCGACCTGGTCTTCGCGCCGCCCGAGTCCCAGATGTACCCCGACGGCGCCCCGCAGGTCACCCTCACCGCCGGCAGGATGGGGGAGGTGCTCGAGGGCGCCGACCGGCCCGGGCACTTCGACGGCATGCTGACGGTGGTGAGCAAGCTCCTGCACCTCACGGGGGCCGATGTGAGCGTGTTCGGGCAGAAGGACGCCCAGCAGCTGGCGCTGGTGCGGCGCATGGTGGCCGACCAGAACCTCCCGGTGCGGATCGAGGCCGTGCCCATCGTGCGCGAGCCCGACGGGCTGGCGATGTCGAGCCGGAACGCCTACCTCGACCAGCAGCAGCGCCTCGCCGCCCTGGTGCTCTCGCGAGCAGTGCGCGCGGGGGCGCAGGCCGCCGCCGAGGGGAGTACCGTGGAGGGCGTGCTCGCCGCCGCCCGGGACGTCCTCGAGGAGCGGGACCCGGACCTGGTCCGGCCGTCCTATCTCGACCTGGTGGACGAGGCGACGATGAGTCCCTGGACCGACCACCACTCCGGCCCGACCGCGCTGTTGGTCGTGGCCGCACGGGTCGGCGCCACGCGTCTGATCGATAACGCGGTGGTCACCTGGCCGCCGCAGGAAGAGGCATGATGACCGGGATGCTGAGGCCGATGATGGTGGGCAAGATCCACCGCGCCACGGTGACGCAGGCCGATCTGAACTATGTGGGGTCGATCACCGTCGACGCCGATCTGCTGGAGGCGGCCGACCTGCCCGAGGGCCACCAGGTCGACGTCGTGGACATCACCAACGGCTCCCGGCTGACGACGTACGTGATCGCCGGGGAGCCCGGTGGCGGTCAGATCTGCATCAACGGCGCTGCCGCGCATCTGGTGCACCCGGGCGACCTGGTCATCATCATCGCCTACGGCCTCATGCCGGACGACGAGGCACGGACCTACGCGCCCCCGGTCGTGCACGTGGACGCGCAGAACCGGATGCGCGAGCTGGGCCACGACCCGGGCGCCGTGGGGCCCGGGAGCGGGCTGGCGACCGCTGCAGTGCCGTGGCACTCGAGCACCTCGTTACGATGATCGGGTGAACACCGAGACCACGCCTGCGCAGCCCCCGGCCCCGGACGTCGACGTCCCCGAGCAGGTGCGGATCCGGCTGGCCAAGCGTGCGCGCATGCTCGACGAGGGTGGCCAGGCCTACCCCGTCTCGGTGCCGGTGACCCACACGATCGGGGCAGTCCGCGCGGCCCACGAGGGCACGCTCGAGGCGGGCGAGGAGACCCAGGAGGTCGTCGGCGTCGCCGGCCGGGTGGTCCACCAGCGCAACACCGGCAAGCTCTGTTTCGCGACCCTGCAGGACGGCGAGGGCCGCACCCTGCAGGTGATGCTCTCCCAGCGCGAGGTGGGGCCCGAGTCGTTGGCGGCGTTCAAGGCCGACATCGATCTGGGCGACCACCTCTTCGCCCGGGGGCGGGTGATCGTCTCCCGCACCGGTGAGCTCTCGGTCTTCGCCGATTCCTGGCAGCTCGCTGCCAAGGCGATCCGGCCCCTGCCTGCGCTGCACAAGGAGAGCTCGGAGGAGAACCGCGTCCGGCGTCGCCACGTCGACCTGATCTCCCGGCCCGCGGCGCGGGAGATGGTGCGCACCCGTGCCGCAGTGATGCGGTCGCTGCGCCGGTCCTTCCATGAGCGGGACTTTCTCGAGATCGAGACCCCGATGCTGCAGACCATGCACGGCGGAGCCAGCGCGCGCCCGTTCGTCACGCATATGAATGCCTACGACATCGATCTCTATCTGCGGATCGCTCCGGAGCTGTTCCTCAAGCGGGCGGTGGTCGGCGGGGTGGAGCGGGTGTTCGAGATCAACCGCAACTTCCGCAACGAGGGAGCCGATTCTTCGCATTCACCGGAGTTCGCGATGCTCGAGGCGTACGAGGCCTACGGTGATTACGACACCATGGCGCGCCTGACCAAGGATCTGGTGATCACGGCCGCGCAGGACGCGCTGGGAACCACGGTGGTGACTTTGCCGGACGGGTCTGAGTACGATCTCGGCGGCGAATGGGCGGACATTCAGCTCTATCCCTCGCTCTCTCAGGCCTGCGGGGAGGAGATCAGCCCGCAGACCCCGATGGCCGAACTGCGCCGGCTCGCTGAAAGCGCCGGGATCGGCCTGGATGAGAAGACGCTGACCGCCGGAAAACTGGTGGAGGAGCTGTGGGAGCACTTTGTCGGCCATTCCCTCTATCTGCCCACCTTCGTGCGCGACTTCCCCGTCGACACCTCCCCGCTCACGCGTGCCCACCGCTCGCAGGAGGGCGTGGTGGAGAAGTGGGACCTGTACGTGCGCGGTTTCGAGCTCGCGACCGCATACTCCGAGCTCGTCGACCCGGTGGTGCAGCGCGAACGGTTCGAGGAGCAGGCGCGACTGGCAGCCCGCGGGGACGCCGAGGCCATGCAGGTCGATGAGGAGTTCCTCCAGGCGATGGAGCACGGGATGCCGCCCTCGGGCGGTATGGGAATGGGAATCGACCGGCTCCTCATGGCGCTCACGGGACAAGGAATCCGCGAGACCATCACCTTCCCGTTGGTCAAACCGCGCGCATGAGCACCGGCGATCTCGTGGCTGCCCTGGCGCCTTCCATCGGCGTCACGGTGCTTTTCGTCATCGTCATTCGAGCGATGGTTCAGGCAGATCGCCGCGAACGCCGTGCTCAGGCGCGTGCTGAAAGGGAACGTGGCACAGATCAGACCCGCGATTCTCGTTCCTGACCTTTTGACACCGAAGGTGCGCTCGTGCGATTCTTCGAGCACGAGCAATTCCCGTGCGTTCGAAAGGAATCCCCATGGCGCAGAAGGTTCGCGTTCTTCTCATCGATGACATCGATGGTACGGACGCCGAGGAAACCGTGACGTTCGCCCTTGACGGGGTGACATACGAGATCGATCTGAATGCCAAGAATGCCGCCAAGCTGCGTGATGATCTCGCCCAGTGGGTCGGCCAGGCGCGGCGTGCCGGTGGCCGTAAGACCTCGGGCAGGAAGGCCTCGGGTTCGCGAGCCGGCGGCTCCGACGCCCAGAAGATCCGGGAGTGGGCCAAGTCGAACGGCTACCAGGTCAGCGACCGTGGGCGAGTGTCGGCCGAGATCCGCGAGGCGTACGCCAAGGCGCACTGAGTCACTGCCGCTGCTGTCATGGCACTCCACCGATGCGTAGGGTGGGGTGCCATGAGCATGTGGAGGCCGAGATGGGCATGAACTTCCTCCTGGGTACCGAGGGCGATGGTCCGGGACAGGGCATCTGGCGGGTGAGCGTCTCCGGCTCCGCGGGGTGGAGCGGAGCGGAACCCGAGCTCGTGGCCCAGGCACCGGCCCCGACGTTCCTGGCGCTGCACCCCACGGCCGAGCGTGTCTACGCGGTCGGCGAGGGGGCGAAGGGCTCGGTCACCTCCTTCGACATGCGGTCGGACTGTTCGCTGCGGCCGACCGCACGGGTGTCCAGCGGGGGAGCGGGCCCCTGCCACCTGCTCGTGCACCCGTGGGGGCAGTGGCTGTACGTCGCCAACTACGGCGACGGGACAGCGTGCGCGATCCGACTGGATGAGGCGGGCGACGTCACCGACGACAACGTCGTGCTCGCCCACCACGGGTCGGGTCCTGTCGCCGACCGTCAGGAGGGCCCCCACGCACACTTCTGCGCCCTGAGCGAGGGAGGCGGGTGGCTGCTCGTCAGTGACCTGGGCACCGATCAGTTGCGCGCCTATCCGCTCGAGGACGGCCGGCCGGCGGACACACCGGTCCTGACCGACCTCCCGGCCGGATGCGGGCCGCGCCACCTGGTGGTCGGGGACGGGCTCCTCTACCTGGCCGGCGAGCTCAGCGGCGAGGTCCTGACCTTGGCCTGGGACGAGGAGCTCGGGCAGGCCCGGGTTCTCCACCGCGGTGACGCCTCCGGCCGGGACGGCGGCCACCAGCTCTCCCACCTCGCGCGCAGCGGCCCGTTCCTTTACGTCGGCGTGCGCGGCACGGACACCCTGGCGACCTTGCGCATCGCCGAGGACGGCGAGTCGACCGAGCGCGTCGCCGAGGTGAGCACCGCGGGATGGCCGCGCCACCATGCCGTGACCGGCCACGCCGTGGTCGTGGCCGGCCAGGAGGCGGACCGTCTCGCCGTGCATCCACTGCAGGACGGCATCCCCGGCGAGGCGACCACCGAGATCGAGCTGCCCAGACCGATGTGTGTGCTGCCGCTGTGACGGCACCGGCTCCGGTACGGCAGACTGGAGCCATGACGTACACCCTGGTACTGCTCCGCCACGGCGAGAGCGAATGGAACGCCAAGAACCTGTTCACCGGCTGGGTCGACGTGCCCCTCTCCGAGAAGGGCACCGAGGAGGCCCGCCGCGGGGGCCGGCTGCTCGTCGACGCCGAGGTGCTCCCCGACGTGCTCCACACCTCGCTGCTGCGCCGCGCGATCACCACCGCGAACCTCGCCCTCGACGCCGCCGAGCGGCACTGGATCCCCGTCAAGCGGTCCTGGCGCCTGAACGAGCGTCACTACGGTGCGCTACAGGGCAAGGACAAGAAGCAGGTCCGGGACGAGTTCGGCGAGGAGCAGTTCATGACCTGGCGCCGCTCCTACGACGTGCCGCCGCCGTCGATCGAGCACGGCTCCGAGTACTCCCAGGACGCCGACCCCCGCTACGCCGGCGAGCCGATCCCGGACACCGAGTGCCTCAAGGACGTGCTGGCCCGCGCGCTGCCCTACTGGGAGTCCGAGGTGGTCCCGGACCTGCAGGAGGGCAAGGTGGTGCTCGTGGCGGCGCACGGCAACTCGCTGCGGGCCATCATCAAGCACCTCGACGGCATCGACGACGAGACCATCGCGGGCCTGAACGTGCCCACGGGGATCCCGCTGCTGTACGAGCTCGACGAGAACCTCCGCCCGCTCACCCCCGGGGGGCGCTACCTCGACCCCGAGGCGGCCAAGGACGCGATCGCGGCGGTGGCCAACCAGGGCCGCTGAGCCCAGCCCAGCACACAGCACGACGGCGGCGCCTGACCTTTGGTCAGGCGCCGCCGTCGTGCTGTGTGCCGGTGGAGCAGGCCGTGCTCAGTCGCTGCTGACGCCGTCCAGGTCTCCGGTCACCAGGTAGGAGATCCGGCGCGCGACGGAGACGGCGTGGTCGCCGAAGCGCTCGTAGAAGCGGGCCAGCAGCGTCACGTCCACCGTCTGGGTCACGGTGCCCGCCCAGTCGGCGGCCAGGGTGGTGGTGAAGGTGCGTTGGTGCAGCTCGTCGAGGGCCTTGTCATCGGTCTCGATGGCGGCGGCCAGCTCGAGGTCGTGGTTCTCCAGCAACGCGACGATGTTCGTGACCGCCTCGTTGGCGGCATCGGCCAACCCGGCGAACGTCTCCCGGGCCTGCTCCGGGATCGCCTGGTCCGGATAGCGCATCCGCGTCACCTGGGCGATGTGACGTGCCAGGTCGCCCATCCGCTCGATGGAGGCGCTGATCCGCAGTCCGGAGACGATGACCCGCAGATCGGTGGCGACCGGCTGCTGGCGTGCCAGCAGGGTGACGCACCGCTCGTCGAGCTCGGACTCGATCGCGTCGATCGCATCGTCGGCCGCGATGACCTGCTCAGCCAGCTGCAGGTCAGCGGTCGCGAGGGCCGTGGAGGCGTCGCGGACCCCGGCCTGGACGTGGCGAGCCATCTGCAGCAGCCCCTCACCGACCTGTTCCAGTTCTTGCTCGAAGATCGCTCGCACCCTCGTCCGTCCTCTCGTCGTGCGCCCGTCCGGGCACGTGCAGCCTCTATCTCACTACACGCAGGTCGCCTAGGCTCTCACGGCCCGGTGAATACATGGTGCCCGGACGGTGAACATCGCGCCGCCCGAACGAGGCTGGTGCCGTGACGCCGCTCGGCTGCGTCTAGTGTGGCCGCTGTGGAGCAGGCATGGCTGATGATCGGCGTCGGCGTGCTCGGCCTGTTCGTCGGGGCGAGCGCGGCGCTCGCCTTCCGCGTGTCCGAACGAAGCCAGCGTGGCTCGGCCGTCTCAGAACCGGAGAATCGCGTGCTCGATGACGACGTCGCAGCCCTGTTGGCAGCGCTGCGCTCGCTGTCGGTCCTCGTCGGGCCCTCCGGTGAGGTGATCCGGGCGGCGCCCGGTGCCTACACCGACGGTCTGGTCCGCAGCGGCCGGCTGGCCCATCCGCCGCTGGAGGAACTGGTGGAGCGGGTGCGTCGCAGCGGCTCCAGCCACGATGAGCAGATGATCGTCCCGCGCTCGCAGGTGCCGGGCTCGGACCGGCTCGCCTTCGACGTGCGCGCCGCCCCCCTGACTGGCGGGCGGGTGCTGGTCCTCGCCGAGGACCGCACCGCCGAGCGCAGGGTGGAGGAGGTCCGGCGCGACTTCGTCGCGAACGTCTCGCACGAGCTGAAGACCCCGGTCGGCGCCATCGCGCTGCTGGCGGAGACCGCCGCCGACGCGGCGGAGGACCCCGAGGCCGTGCGCCGGTTCGCGGCCGGGATGCAGCGCGAGACCGCCCGCCTGTCCGCCCTGGTGCAGGAGATCATCGAGCTCTCCCGGCTGCAGGCGCCCGAGCACGAGGTGGACTTCGTCCAGGTGCCGCTCGAGGCAGTGGTCGCCGAGGCCGTGGACCGGGTGGCCGTGGAGGCCCAGGCCCGCGATGTCACGATCGTGGTCGGTGGGCAGGAGGCCCTGCGGGTCCAGGGCGATCACGCGCTGCTCGTCACCGCGCTGCGCAATCTGCTCGACAACGCCCTGCGGTACTCCCCGACGGGCACCCGGGTGAGCGTCGGCATGCGCGAGGTGGACGGGATCGTCGAGGTCGCCGTCGTGGACCAGGGCGTGGGCCTGTCGGCGGAGGACGCCAGCCGGGTCTTCGAGCGCTTCTACCGGGTGGACCCGGCCCGCTCGCGCGAGACCGGCGGCACCGGCCTGGGGCTGTCCATCGTCAAGCACGTGGCCGCCAACCACGGCGGGGAGGTGCGTGTGTGGTCGACCCCCGGCCGGGGCTCGACCTTCACGCTGCGGATCCCGCTGGCCGATCCGGAGCCCGCCCCCGACCCATCCCCCCAGCACCCGGCCAATCCGATCGGACCGGCCGGCGACGGCGCAGAAAGAGAGAACACGTGACCCGCATCCTGCTCGTCGAGGACGAGGACTCCTATCGCGAGCCCCTCACCTACCAACTCACCCGCGAGGGGTTCGAGGTGGTGGCCGTCGCCACGGGCTCGGACGCCCTCGTGGAGTTCGACCGCGCGAGCGTCGACCTGGTGCTGCTGGACCTGATGCTGCCCGGTCTGTCCGGGGTGGAGGTGTGCCGGGAGCTGCGCCAGCGCAGCGCGGTGCCGGTGATCATGCTGACCGCCAAGGACAGCGAGATCGACAAGGTCGTCGGACTCGAGATCGGCGCCGACGACTACGTCACCAAGCCCTACTCCTTCCGGGAGCTGCTGGCCCGCATCCGCGCGGTCCTGCGGCGTGGGTCGGAGGGGAGCGGCGAGGTGGCCGAGCCGTCGGTGCTCGCCGTCGGCCGGATCCGGATGGACACCGACCGGCACGAGGTGACCGTCGGCGGTGATCCGATGGCGCTGCCGCTGCGCGAGTTCGAACTGCTCGAGCTCTTCCTGCGCAACCCGGACCGGGTGCTCACGCGCGGCCAGCTCATCGATCGCGTGTGGGGTGCCGACTACGTGGGCGACACCAAGACCCTCGACGTCCACGTCAAGCGGATCCGGGCGAAGATCGAGCAGGATCCGGTCCAGCCGCAGGTGCTCGTCACCGTGCGCGGCCTGGGGTACAAGCTGGTGGCCGAGCGCTGACTACTCGGCGGGCAGGTACTCGTCGTAGGGCGGGATGTCGCCGTTGAGCACCGGCACCGGGAGGGTGATCGACCCGGTCTGCGCGGTGGAGACCTGCATCTGGAGGGTCGCGCCGGGGGGCACGGGAACCGCGGCCAGCTCGACGTCCTCATGATCGGGGCTGAGCAGCAGCGTCTCGCCGGCGGCGACGGAGAGCTGGACGCCCTCGGCGATCTCGGCGCTGCTGAGCGTGACCTCGACGTCCTCGGGGCTGTGGTTGACCACGCCGCCCAGGATCGTGCCCGCCGCGCCCTCGGCGGTGCTCAGGATCATGAGGTTCTCGACGACGACGCGGACGTCACCGCCCACCACCTCGCCCCGGACACCATCGCTGGGGGCGTAGGGCTGCATCGTGGTGATCGGGCTGCACGCGCCGACTCCGACGGCTGTGGCCGCAGCCAGCGCCAGGGTGGCCACGAGACGACGGGTGCTGCGAGCCACAGGGCTCTCCTCTCCATGCTTCGGGCGTACGCCCTTACCTTA
Above is a window of Ruania suaedae DNA encoding:
- the phoU gene encoding phosphate signaling complex protein PhoU; the encoded protein is MRAIFEQELEQVGEGLLQMARHVQAGVRDASTALATADLQLAEQVIAADDAIDAIESELDERCVTLLARQQPVATDLRVIVSGLRISASIERMGDLARHIAQVTRMRYPDQAIPEQARETFAGLADAANEAVTNIVALLENHDLELAAAIETDDKALDELHQRTFTTTLAADWAGTVTQTVDVTLLARFYERFGDHAVSVARRISYLVTGDLDGVSSD
- a CDS encoding sensor histidine kinase → MEQAWLMIGVGVLGLFVGASAALAFRVSERSQRGSAVSEPENRVLDDDVAALLAALRSLSVLVGPSGEVIRAAPGAYTDGLVRSGRLAHPPLEELVERVRRSGSSHDEQMIVPRSQVPGSDRLAFDVRAAPLTGGRVLVLAEDRTAERRVEEVRRDFVANVSHELKTPVGAIALLAETAADAAEDPEAVRRFAAGMQRETARLSALVQEIIELSRLQAPEHEVDFVQVPLEAVVAEAVDRVAVEAQARDVTIVVGGQEALRVQGDHALLVTALRNLLDNALRYSPTGTRVSVGMREVDGIVEVAVVDQGVGLSAEDASRVFERFYRVDPARSRETGGTGLGLSIVKHVAANHGGEVRVWSTPGRGSTFTLRIPLADPEPAPDPSPQHPANPIGPAGDGAERENT
- a CDS encoding response regulator transcription factor, translating into MTRILLVEDEDSYREPLTYQLTREGFEVVAVATGSDALVEFDRASVDLVLLDLMLPGLSGVEVCRELRQRSAVPVIMLTAKDSEIDKVVGLEIGADDYVTKPYSFRELLARIRAVLRRGSEGSGEVAEPSVLAVGRIRMDTDRHEVTVGGDPMALPLREFELLELFLRNPDRVLTRGQLIDRVWGADYVGDTKTLDVHVKRIRAKIEQDPVQPQVLVTVRGLGYKLVAER